The following are encoded together in the Falsiruegeria litorea R37 genome:
- a CDS encoding virulence factor SrfB, with the protein MQSSEHLARLVDWRDEITLVPYSGVQILDFGFQLDTLELKSARFVERVVGGDDAQEEWALLPLSGDEERDLALMGEERADDDAYSVRSVAALEPFLSKWVPVPVLRIKSDRGAGGEERFDPGPSTWARMRLVELDEPDRDTGHTHRVQLALDTTLADAEQGMQYLAPERVDAEKSRDFKFVSDPARMDWFLRRLEPDAEGTLLDLQKWVSDWLDDLFMSYKRAERPGRRITHETLPHKFEHWARYLAFLRLVDAAISIPRLRLTNTVSKREGLTPVEVELVLDVGNSRTCGILIERFPGETRLDLARSFPLEIRDLSQPERMYSGLFDSRVEFSEFRMGNDRFASRSGRRNAFIWPSFVRTGPEALRLVAGEEGTETASGLSSPKRYLWDDSPLQQDWRFHHHSDPNNLPKSLRAGMRFLNESGDVLTQVAADERAKLRPRGKTSTAQAIRPRFSRASLFGFMLAEIIAHALAQVNAPASRARRPQSELPRRLDRIILTLPTATTAQEQAIIRSKAKGALDLVWSLMGLNAGESAISRPPELIVDWDEASCTQLVYLYSELTQKFDGRIDRFLTLKGTARPQTPGAAPEPSLRLGCIDIGGGTTDLMVTTYWGEAGRVLHPQQTFREGFRVAGDELLQRVIAAIILPGLRHAIENAGGRYAEEKIRELFTGDTGGLDQQSIQKRRQFALRVLMPVAVAILEACETADEFEGLSIAIADVLPFADHAVPEALTAYLEEAAVGLGAEDFRLTDVTLSFSREDVDAIAREVFQKVLSNLAEVIAHLGVDVVLLTGRPSRLPAVRAILQEMMVVPPHRLIPMHSYKTGRWYPFRDPVTQRIGDPKSTVAVGGMLIALSEARIPNFKVTTQAFRMQSTARYIGEMDSSGQIMSDRILFSNVDLDARKSAQDLEAEITMYTPVYLGARQLPLERWTTTPLYRLDFASQSAQSRAPLRVTFERTEFDEDPEVETSETVLRREAMREAFSVTEVEDAEGDAMKPAEVQLRLHTLGFEDEYWIDTGLFRL; encoded by the coding sequence ATGCAAAGCTCTGAACATCTGGCCCGGCTGGTGGATTGGCGGGATGAGATCACCCTGGTGCCCTATTCCGGGGTGCAGATCCTGGACTTTGGTTTTCAGCTCGACACGCTGGAACTCAAAAGCGCGCGGTTTGTTGAACGGGTTGTGGGCGGCGATGACGCGCAAGAGGAATGGGCGCTCTTGCCGCTGAGCGGGGATGAAGAGCGCGATCTGGCGCTGATGGGTGAAGAACGGGCCGATGATGATGCCTATTCGGTGCGGTCTGTCGCGGCTTTGGAGCCGTTCTTGTCGAAATGGGTGCCGGTGCCGGTTCTGCGGATCAAATCGGATCGGGGCGCAGGGGGGGAAGAACGCTTTGATCCCGGCCCGTCAACCTGGGCGCGGATGCGGCTGGTTGAACTAGATGAGCCGGATCGCGACACAGGTCATACACATCGGGTGCAGCTTGCGTTGGACACCACACTCGCAGATGCAGAGCAGGGAATGCAATATCTGGCGCCCGAGCGGGTTGATGCGGAAAAATCACGAGATTTCAAGTTCGTATCTGATCCCGCGCGGATGGATTGGTTCCTGCGGCGGCTGGAGCCTGACGCAGAGGGTACTCTGCTTGATTTGCAAAAATGGGTGTCCGACTGGCTGGATGACCTCTTCATGTCCTACAAACGTGCAGAGCGTCCTGGCCGTCGGATCACGCACGAAACTCTGCCGCACAAGTTCGAACATTGGGCGCGGTATCTTGCTTTCCTACGGTTGGTGGATGCCGCGATTTCAATCCCGCGCCTGCGCCTGACCAACACCGTGTCCAAACGCGAGGGGCTGACACCGGTCGAGGTCGAGCTGGTGCTGGATGTCGGAAACTCGCGCACCTGCGGTATCCTGATCGAGCGGTTTCCAGGCGAAACGCGGCTGGATCTGGCGCGGTCCTTCCCGCTGGAGATCCGCGACCTCAGCCAGCCAGAAAGGATGTATTCGGGCCTGTTCGATAGTCGCGTGGAGTTTTCCGAATTCCGCATGGGCAATGATCGCTTTGCCAGCCGATCAGGACGGCGCAACGCTTTCATCTGGCCCAGCTTTGTGCGCACCGGGCCCGAGGCGCTACGACTGGTGGCGGGCGAAGAGGGGACCGAGACGGCGTCGGGTCTCAGCAGCCCGAAACGCTACCTCTGGGATGATAGCCCGCTGCAACAGGACTGGCGCTTCCATCACCACTCCGACCCCAACAATCTGCCTAAATCCCTGCGTGCGGGGATGCGGTTCCTCAATGAATCCGGTGATGTACTGACACAGGTGGCCGCCGATGAACGCGCCAAGCTGCGTCCCCGCGGCAAGACCAGCACCGCGCAGGCCATCCGTCCGCGGTTCTCTCGCGCGTCGCTCTTTGGTTTCATGCTGGCCGAGATCATTGCCCATGCGCTTGCACAGGTGAACGCGCCAGCCTCGCGGGCCCGGCGACCGCAATCCGAGCTGCCGCGCCGGTTGGATCGGATCATCCTGACGCTCCCCACGGCCACCACCGCGCAGGAACAGGCGATCATTCGGTCCAAGGCCAAAGGCGCGCTGGATCTGGTTTGGTCGCTGATGGGGCTGAACGCAGGCGAAAGCGCCATTTCGCGCCCGCCCGAGCTGATCGTGGACTGGGACGAGGCGAGCTGCACGCAGTTGGTTTATCTGTATTCGGAACTGACGCAAAAGTTCGACGGGCGCATCGACCGCTTTCTGACCCTCAAGGGCACAGCTCGTCCGCAAACACCGGGAGCCGCGCCAGAGCCGTCCCTACGGCTGGGGTGTATCGATATTGGTGGCGGTACGACGGACCTGATGGTTACGACCTATTGGGGCGAAGCGGGGCGCGTTCTGCATCCGCAACAGACCTTCCGCGAAGGGTTCCGGGTGGCGGGGGACGAGCTGCTTCAGCGGGTTATCGCCGCCATCATCCTGCCGGGCCTGCGCCATGCGATCGAAAACGCGGGCGGCCGCTATGCCGAGGAAAAGATCCGAGAGCTCTTCACCGGCGACACTGGGGGCCTTGATCAGCAGAGCATCCAAAAGCGGCGGCAGTTTGCTCTGCGTGTGCTGATGCCGGTCGCTGTCGCGATCCTTGAGGCCTGTGAGACGGCGGATGAGTTCGAGGGGTTGTCGATTGCGATCGCAGACGTGCTGCCCTTTGCCGATCACGCGGTGCCCGAAGCGCTGACCGCCTATCTGGAAGAGGCCGCCGTTGGTCTGGGCGCAGAGGATTTCCGACTGACCGACGTCACTCTGTCCTTCAGTCGCGAAGACGTGGATGCCATCGCGCGCGAGGTGTTCCAAAAGGTGCTCAGCAACCTGGCAGAAGTGATCGCGCATCTGGGCGTGGACGTGGTGCTGTTGACCGGTCGCCCCTCGCGCCTGCCTGCGGTGCGGGCGATCCTGCAGGAAATGATGGTGGTGCCGCCCCATCGCCTGATCCCCATGCACAGCTACAAGACCGGGCGCTGGTATCCGTTCCGCGATCCGGTGACGCAGCGGATTGGCGATCCGAAATCGACCGTGGCCGTGGGGGGCATGCTGATCGCACTCAGCGAGGCGCGCATCCCGAATTTCAAGGTCACGACGCAGGCGTTTCGCATGCAGTCGACCGCGCGATACATTGGCGAGATGGACAGCTCGGGCCAGATCATGTCGGATCGTATCCTGTTTTCGAATGTCGATCTGGACGCGCGCAAATCAGCGCAAGATCTTGAGGCCGAGATCACCATGTACACGCCCGTTTATCTGGGCGCGCGGCAGCTGCCGCTGGAGCGTTGGACAACAACGCCGCTCTACCGGCTTGATTTTGCGTCACAATCGGCGCAATCGCGTGCGCCGCTCAGGGTGACATTCGAGCGGACCGAGTTTGATGAAGACCCCGAGGTCGAAACCTCGGAAACCGTGCTGAGGCGCGAAGCCATGCGCGAGGCGTTTTCCGTGACCGAGGTTGAGGACGCCGAAGGCGACGCAATGAAACCGGCTGAGGTGCAACTGCGGTTGCATACGTTGGGGTTTGAGGATGAATATTGGATCGACACCGGGCTGTTTCGGTTGTGA
- a CDS encoding S1C family serine protease yields MADQFLSKTKVTAGDLVTSGDRPVLERFDELRALLTDRAGPEVANLFAEPLLSRGNDTATPSVSWYANTKSDPVLLSQVSPGEQAQVTAYLSDHLRPLRALAEEPAHADLVWGALSTYGADDVMVADGRPVIVNWGLLPGGGGSSVSTRMAHFEATLGRYLTAPTRPPVEPSTTPAPAFTPQPAEPEHPPAPPRRITPLAWAPLLVLLLLSGGVLFWLLQPGTRLFPKQEPVITEQATLDAQRALNDELRARADVLQAALDGAVCRADGVLILPNGQTPEGLLPPKQGEAFPQTADAAPDALLPNTTDRIVVQDPANPETPQTLLQTIEGRTVLVLAGTANGLTAGSGFVVGPGLVVTNQHVIEGAAPGQLAVAGQAVGAPMAATPLKATGPLADTGQDFALLRVEGLNAPAFSLFQGDGSLKLNNVIAAGYPGDVLEIDGDFAALQAGEAGAIPGLTVTDGIVNTEQKIGPETNVLMHSAALSSGNSGGPLVDMCGRVVGVNSFVRKGPLQNRGYALAVGDLLAFLQGTDAAPQVVDSPCQPTVRPFTAAAAPKDPAPADPDKE; encoded by the coding sequence ATGGCCGATCAGTTCCTGTCCAAGACCAAGGTCACTGCGGGCGATCTGGTGACATCCGGTGACCGTCCGGTGCTTGAGCGGTTCGACGAGTTGCGTGCGCTGCTTACCGACCGTGCCGGCCCCGAGGTGGCAAACCTGTTTGCCGAGCCGCTGCTGAGCCGGGGCAATGACACGGCCACCCCCAGCGTGTCCTGGTACGCGAACACCAAATCTGACCCCGTGCTCCTGTCACAGGTCTCGCCCGGTGAACAGGCGCAGGTCACGGCCTATCTGTCTGATCACCTGCGCCCCTTGCGGGCCTTGGCCGAAGAACCCGCCCATGCCGATCTGGTTTGGGGGGCCTTGTCGACCTATGGTGCCGATGACGTGATGGTGGCGGACGGCCGCCCTGTGATCGTGAACTGGGGGCTGCTGCCGGGTGGTGGTGGCAGTAGTGTTTCGACCCGGATGGCCCATTTCGAGGCCACGTTGGGACGCTACCTGACCGCGCCGACCCGACCGCCGGTCGAGCCCTCGACCACACCTGCACCGGCCTTCACTCCGCAGCCTGCCGAACCTGAGCACCCTCCCGCGCCGCCGCGGCGGATCACGCCTCTGGCTTGGGCTCCTCTACTGGTGTTGCTCCTCCTCTCGGGCGGGGTGTTGTTCTGGTTGCTGCAACCGGGCACGCGTCTGTTTCCCAAGCAGGAGCCGGTGATCACCGAACAGGCCACATTGGACGCGCAGCGTGCCCTGAATGACGAGCTGCGCGCGCGCGCTGACGTGTTGCAGGCGGCCCTGGACGGGGCTGTGTGTCGCGCCGACGGGGTGCTGATCTTGCCAAACGGGCAAACGCCTGAGGGGCTGTTGCCGCCGAAACAGGGCGAGGCGTTCCCGCAAACAGCAGACGCGGCACCTGATGCCCTCTTGCCCAATACCACCGACCGGATCGTGGTGCAGGACCCGGCCAACCCCGAGACGCCCCAAACCCTGTTGCAAACGATCGAGGGGCGCACGGTTCTGGTGCTGGCAGGCACTGCAAATGGGTTGACCGCAGGGTCGGGCTTTGTTGTCGGACCCGGCCTGGTTGTCACCAACCAGCATGTGATCGAAGGTGCAGCCCCCGGCCAATTGGCCGTGGCGGGGCAGGCGGTTGGCGCTCCGATGGCGGCCACGCCGCTCAAGGCGACAGGCCCGTTGGCTGACACAGGGCAGGATTTTGCCCTGCTTCGGGTAGAGGGGTTGAACGCGCCTGCCTTTTCCCTGTTTCAGGGCGATGGGTCGTTGAAGCTCAACAATGTCATCGCAGCTGGGTATCCGGGCGATGTGCTTGAGATTGATGGCGATTTCGCGGCCCTTCAAGCTGGTGAGGCCGGGGCGATCCCCGGCTTGACCGTAACGGACGGCATCGTGAACACCGAACAGAAAATTGGCCCGGAAACCAACGTTTTGATGCATTCAGCCGCGCTCAGCAGTGGCAATTCCGGTGGGCCGCTGGTGGACATGTGCGGGCGCGTGGTTGGGGTCAACAGTTTCGTGCGCAAGGGGCCGTTGCAGAACCGCGGCTATGCTTTGGCCGTGGGCGATCTGCTGGCTTTCCTGCAAGGTACCGACGCAGCTCCGCAGGTCGTCGACAGCCCGTGCCAACCCACTGTGCGCCCCTTCACGGCAGCAGCTGCCCCGAAAGACCCGGCCCCAGCAGATCCGGACAAGGAGTGA
- a CDS encoding GGDEF domain-containing protein, with amino-acid sequence MISRDDLAALLERLCPMFVLLDQSGHVQKVGPTLQKLRPDQPMLGQRFLELFELMRPRSISTMPGLLSVSGAKLHLQFRDEPRTALKGVIVPLPNDGGAVVNLSFGISILDAVRDYALTSADFSGTDLAIELLYLVEAKSAAMEASRTLNLRLQGAMIAAEEQAFTDTLTGLKNRRAMDHILERLTVSSARFALMHLDLDFFKAVNDTLGHAAGDHVLQQVARVMVEETRGDDTVARVGGDEFVLIFNGLQDKTRLDSIARRLITRLEEPIPFQSDICRISASIGTVQSSQFASPDPAGMLHAADLALYSAKRAGRACHHFYESAMADLMGNSASSGGNPEQKDLA; translated from the coding sequence ATGATTTCCCGCGATGACCTTGCCGCCTTGCTCGAGCGGCTGTGTCCGATGTTTGTTCTGCTTGATCAGAGTGGGCATGTACAAAAGGTGGGGCCAACCCTGCAAAAACTGCGTCCCGACCAACCGATGCTGGGGCAGCGGTTTCTTGAATTGTTCGAACTGATGCGACCAAGGTCCATTTCGACGATGCCGGGCTTACTGTCGGTGTCCGGTGCCAAGCTGCATCTGCAGTTCAGAGACGAACCGCGCACGGCGCTCAAAGGGGTGATCGTGCCTTTGCCCAATGATGGCGGTGCGGTGGTCAATCTGTCGTTCGGGATCTCGATTCTGGACGCGGTGCGGGATTATGCGCTGACCAGTGCCGATTTCTCGGGCACGGATCTGGCGATCGAACTGCTCTATCTGGTCGAGGCGAAATCCGCCGCGATGGAAGCATCGCGCACGCTTAACCTGCGTCTGCAAGGCGCCATGATCGCCGCCGAAGAACAGGCTTTTACCGACACGTTGACCGGGCTCAAGAACCGACGTGCGATGGATCATATCCTGGAGCGGTTGACGGTCTCCTCAGCGCGCTTTGCGCTGATGCATTTGGATTTGGATTTTTTCAAGGCGGTCAATGATACGCTTGGCCATGCCGCAGGCGACCATGTCCTGCAGCAGGTTGCCCGCGTCATGGTCGAAGAGACCCGTGGCGACGACACGGTCGCGCGCGTGGGCGGGGACGAGTTTGTTCTTATTTTCAACGGCCTTCAAGACAAAACGCGCCTGGACAGTATCGCGCGCCGATTGATCACTCGTCTGGAAGAACCCATTCCGTTTCAATCCGACATCTGCCGGATTTCAGCCAGCATTGGTACGGTTCAGTCCTCGCAATTCGCCAGCCCCGATCCCGCCGGCATGCTCCATGCTGCCGACCTGGCGCTTTATTCCGCAAAACGGGCAGGGCGGGCGTGTCACCATTTTTATGAATCTGCGATGGCGGACTTGATGGGAAACTCTGCATCGTCCGGAGGCAATCCTGAGCAGAAGGACCTGGCCTAA
- a CDS encoding heme NO-binding domain-containing protein, with the protein MHGLINRAIQSFVCNTYGQSRWIRMTEAANLGFVEFEAMLMYDDSLTAQVLDAMSAELGRPLPEVLEDLGTYLVSNPNTEALRRLLRFGGVTYVEFLHSLDDLPDRARLAVSDLSLPPLELDEHAQNEFSLTCHPCLPGFESVMIGVLRAMADDYGALAMLEHSGCRGESKVISITLIETSFAEGRSFDLGATTR; encoded by the coding sequence ATGCATGGGCTGATCAATAGGGCTATACAATCCTTTGTCTGTAACACTTACGGGCAATCACGCTGGATTCGGATGACCGAGGCGGCGAACTTGGGGTTTGTCGAGTTCGAAGCCATGCTGATGTATGATGACAGCCTAACCGCCCAAGTCCTTGACGCGATGAGCGCAGAGTTGGGGCGTCCTTTGCCGGAAGTTCTGGAAGATCTGGGAACTTACCTGGTGTCGAACCCGAACACCGAAGCGCTGCGGCGTCTTCTGCGTTTTGGTGGTGTGACCTATGTGGAGTTCCTGCATTCCCTGGATGATCTGCCAGATCGCGCGCGTCTGGCAGTGTCGGATTTGTCTCTGCCGCCGCTTGAGTTGGACGAACACGCGCAGAATGAATTCTCTTTGACCTGCCATCCCTGTCTGCCGGGGTTTGAAAGTGTCATGATCGGAGTTCTGCGCGCTATGGCTGACGACTATGGCGCGTTGGCGATGCTGGAACACAGCGGCTGCAGAGGTGAAAGCAAGGTGATTTCGATCACATTGATCGAGACCTCTTTTGCCGAGGGGCGTAGCTTTGATTTGGGGGCGACAACCAGATGA
- a CDS encoding trimethylamine methyltransferase family protein translates to MAETSGRKRRGGGRAGAAARRGGAVIDQMPWRLPVNVDRPTEPLPPEGVEAIHEGAMRILEEIGVAFLNEEALGILREAGCKIDGEIVRFDRHWIMEMIGKAPSTFTITPRNLERELTVGGNVMLFGNVSSPPNYWDMEIGKKVPGNREMCRNLLKLTQYFNCIHFAGGYPVEPVDIHASVRHLDVLYDKLTLTDKAMHAYSLGKERVEDVMEMVRIAGGLTEEEFQAKPRMYTNINSTSPLKHDHPMIDGCLRLARRGQAIVVTPFTLAGAMAPVTMAGAVAQSLAEALCAIALFQYVRPGIPCVIGTFTSNVDMKSGAPAFGTPEYMRATQMTGQMARFYGLPMRSSGVCAANVPDGQAMWETSNSLWASVQSGTNMVYHAAGWLEGGLIASPEKFIMDCEILQQIQRYFEPETFATTPDDIALDAIKAVGNDGHFFGIQHTQDRYTTAFYQPFLSDWKNYEGWEAAGGIWTPERAHHMFKEIVANFEEPPMDVAIRDELADFVARRKAEGGAPTDF, encoded by the coding sequence ATGGCTGAGACATCCGGACGTAAACGGCGTGGCGGTGGCCGCGCAGGGGCCGCCGCCCGACGCGGAGGTGCAGTGATCGACCAGATGCCTTGGCGTTTGCCCGTCAACGTGGACCGTCCAACCGAACCCTTGCCGCCCGAAGGCGTCGAAGCCATCCACGAAGGCGCAATGCGCATTCTTGAAGAAATCGGCGTCGCTTTCCTCAACGAAGAGGCACTTGGCATCCTGCGCGAAGCCGGGTGCAAGATTGACGGCGAAATCGTCCGGTTCGACCGTCACTGGATCATGGAGATGATCGGCAAGGCTCCCAGCACCTTCACCATCACCCCGCGCAACCTCGAGCGCGAGTTGACCGTTGGCGGCAATGTCATGCTCTTTGGCAACGTCTCATCCCCGCCCAACTATTGGGACATGGAGATCGGCAAGAAGGTCCCCGGCAATCGCGAGATGTGTCGGAACCTGCTCAAGCTGACGCAGTATTTCAACTGTATCCACTTTGCCGGCGGCTATCCGGTCGAACCTGTCGATATCCACGCCAGCGTGCGCCATCTGGATGTGCTCTATGACAAGCTGACCCTGACCGACAAGGCAATGCACGCTTATTCCTTGGGCAAAGAGCGGGTCGAGGACGTGATGGAGATGGTGCGCATTGCGGGCGGCCTGACCGAGGAAGAATTCCAGGCCAAGCCGCGGATGTATACCAACATCAACTCGACCTCGCCCCTGAAACACGACCACCCAATGATCGACGGCTGTTTGCGTTTGGCCCGGCGCGGGCAGGCGATTGTCGTAACTCCGTTCACTCTGGCCGGGGCCATGGCGCCGGTGACCATGGCGGGTGCGGTGGCGCAATCACTGGCCGAAGCGCTGTGCGCGATCGCCCTGTTCCAATACGTGCGCCCGGGCATCCCTTGCGTGATTGGCACCTTCACCTCGAACGTGGACATGAAATCGGGTGCGCCTGCCTTTGGGACGCCGGAATACATGCGTGCAACGCAGATGACGGGCCAGATGGCGCGGTTCTATGGCCTGCCGATGCGGTCATCCGGCGTTTGCGCCGCCAATGTGCCCGACGGGCAGGCGATGTGGGAGACGTCGAATTCCCTGTGGGCCTCGGTCCAGTCGGGCACGAACATGGTCTATCACGCAGCCGGGTGGCTTGAGGGCGGGCTGATCGCGAGCCCGGAAAAGTTCATCATGGACTGCGAGATTCTGCAGCAGATCCAGCGCTATTTTGAACCCGAAACCTTTGCCACAACGCCCGATGACATTGCGCTCGATGCGATCAAAGCCGTGGGCAACGACGGGCATTTCTTTGGCATCCAACACACGCAAGACCGCTATACCACGGCCTTTTACCAACCCTTCCTGAGCGATTGGAAGAACTACGAAGGCTGGGAGGCGGCAGGCGGCATCTGGACGCCTGAGCGGGCCCATCACATGTTCAAAGAGATCGTCGCCAACTTTGAAGAGCCGCCTATGGACGTCGCAATCCGCGACGAACTGGCCGATTTTGTGGCTCGCCGTAAGGCCGAAGGTGGCGCGCCCACCGACTTTTGA
- a CDS encoding HAD family hydrolase: MPIDALLFDKDGTLFDFAATWEAFARAFLLRVTGDDLARATEVGQAIGFDMATNSYSPDSIVIAGTPGEVAEVLTDFFPDMTLVELIDMINDEAARAPQAEAVPLGAFLDDMRAKGLKLGVATNDAERPARAHLSSAGVQDKFDFIAGFDSGHGAKPGPGQLLAFAAHVGVAPGCVAMVGDSTHDLLAGRAAGMTTIGVLTGMATADDLSPHADVVLPNIGHIAEWLAR; encoded by the coding sequence ATGCCGATTGATGCACTGTTGTTCGACAAGGACGGCACCCTGTTCGATTTTGCTGCCACATGGGAGGCCTTTGCCCGCGCGTTTCTGCTGCGGGTGACCGGGGATGATCTGGCCCGCGCGACCGAAGTGGGGCAGGCCATCGGATTCGATATGGCGACCAACAGCTATTCCCCCGACAGCATCGTGATTGCGGGTACACCCGGCGAGGTGGCCGAGGTGCTGACGGATTTTTTCCCGGACATGACCCTTGTCGAGCTGATCGACATGATCAACGACGAGGCCGCCCGCGCCCCGCAAGCCGAAGCGGTGCCGCTTGGCGCGTTTCTGGACGATATGCGTGCCAAGGGGCTCAAGCTGGGCGTGGCCACCAATGATGCCGAACGTCCCGCGCGTGCGCATCTGTCATCTGCCGGCGTGCAGGATAAGTTCGATTTCATCGCAGGTTTTGACAGTGGCCATGGTGCAAAGCCCGGGCCAGGTCAGCTGTTGGCCTTTGCCGCCCATGTCGGGGTCGCGCCTGGGTGCGTTGCCATGGTCGGGGACAGCACCCATGACCTGCTTGCAGGCCGCGCGGCCGGGATGACGACGATTGGCGTTTTAACGGGCATGGCCACGGCGGACGATCTGTCGCCGCATGCCGATGTCGTTCTGCCCAACATCGGCCACATTGCAGAGTGGCTTGCACGCTAA
- a CDS encoding DUF3572 domain-containing protein, with product MPFSADAAETLALNALGWLVANDELLPVFLSSTGASEADVKAQMANPEFLGSVLDFLMMDDAWIVAFCDANDISYDHPMQARAVLAGPADMHWT from the coding sequence ATGCCATTTTCCGCCGATGCAGCCGAAACTCTGGCCCTGAATGCCTTGGGTTGGCTGGTTGCAAACGACGAGTTGCTGCCGGTGTTTTTGAGCTCGACCGGTGCGTCTGAGGCGGACGTCAAGGCGCAGATGGCGAATCCGGAATTCCTGGGCTCGGTGCTGGACTTTCTGATGATGGATGACGCCTGGATCGTTGCATTCTGCGACGCGAACGATATTTCCTATGATCACCCGATGCAGGCACGCGCCGTTTTGGCCGGGCCTGCGGATATGCATTGGACCTGA
- a CDS encoding diguanylate cyclase, with product MQGTILILDGVATNRIMLKVQLSAAWYHVVQGDRLLGLEALVRRVQPDLILCAMTLPDGSALDVRDLLQQDDATAGIPIIAITAENDRTSRLAALGAGIDDVLSQPYDDVILLARIRSLIRAHTGSEELRMQGGSQALGLAEAAPPFHGPLPASNIALITQSPGTGAVWRARLKGCTRHHLDLHKIDDMQHLLTDRVPDAIVVELCDSITGLRLLADLRARSVTRNAAVIAVPNPANAHLAADALDRGADDVMPAGFCVEELSLRLETQLRRKARADRFRDCVRDGLRAALIDPMTGLHNRRFALPELARIAREASLTGQGFAVMMADLDHFKQVNDRFGHPAGDAVLMETARRLRSQLCGDDVLARVGGEEFMMVLPNRSRAQALEVADRLCQRINCELFRVPGQKTPIPITTSIGLFAIDGQFLTTRFHPQDVPGLLAQADRALYEAKGAGRNQVSLIAAAA from the coding sequence GTGCAAGGAACGATTTTGATACTCGATGGGGTGGCTACAAACCGCATCATGCTCAAGGTGCAGCTGTCTGCGGCCTGGTATCACGTTGTGCAAGGCGACAGGCTCTTGGGGCTCGAGGCGCTGGTGCGGCGGGTGCAGCCTGACCTGATTCTCTGTGCCATGACCCTCCCTGATGGCAGCGCTTTGGATGTGCGAGATCTGCTGCAACAGGATGATGCGACCGCAGGCATCCCGATCATCGCAATCACGGCCGAAAACGATCGCACCTCTCGGTTGGCAGCCCTTGGGGCGGGGATCGACGATGTCCTCAGCCAACCCTATGACGACGTGATCCTGCTGGCGCGCATTCGCAGCCTGATCCGCGCGCACACCGGGTCGGAAGAGCTGCGCATGCAGGGTGGATCACAGGCCTTGGGTCTGGCCGAAGCCGCGCCGCCATTTCACGGCCCCCTGCCCGCCAGCAACATCGCCCTGATCACGCAAAGCCCCGGAACGGGCGCGGTTTGGCGCGCACGCCTAAAAGGGTGCACGCGCCATCACCTGGATCTGCACAAGATCGACGACATGCAGCATCTGTTGACCGACCGGGTACCGGATGCCATCGTGGTCGAGCTGTGCGACAGCATCACCGGGCTGAGACTGCTGGCGGATTTGCGGGCCCGCAGCGTTACGCGCAATGCGGCCGTCATCGCCGTCCCGAACCCGGCCAATGCCCATCTGGCCGCCGATGCCCTGGACCGGGGCGCTGACGACGTGATGCCCGCAGGCTTCTGTGTCGAAGAACTTTCACTGCGACTGGAAACCCAATTGCGGCGCAAGGCCCGTGCGGACCGTTTCCGCGACTGCGTGCGTGATGGGCTTCGCGCAGCGTTGATCGATCCGATGACCGGCCTTCATAACCGCCGCTTTGCGCTGCCGGAACTTGCCCGCATTGCGCGCGAAGCCTCGCTGACGGGGCAAGGCTTTGCCGTCATGATGGCGGATCTGGACCACTTCAAGCAGGTCAATGATCGTTTTGGCCACCCCGCAGGCGATGCCGTCTTGATGGAAACTGCGCGCAGGCTTCGGTCGCAACTGTGCGGCGACGATGTGCTGGCGCGAGTGGGCGGCGAAGAATTCATGATGGTTCTGCCCAACAGGTCACGCGCGCAAGCGCTCGAGGTTGCGGATCGTCTGTGCCAGCGGATCAATTGCGAGCTGTTCCGCGTTCCCGGCCAGAAAACCCCGATCCCGATCACGACGAGCATTGGCCTCTTTGCTATTGATGGTCAGTTCCTGACCACCCGGTTCCATCCCCAGGATGTGCCGGGTCTGTTGGCGCAGGCCGATCGCGCCCTTTATGAAGCCAAAGGCGCCGGCCGCAACCAGGTGTCTCTGATCGCGGCCGCCGCTTGA
- a CDS encoding periplasmic heavy metal sensor yields MAETKTPKWPWMRILLVASLALNLLFVGLVVGAALRFGGPESMRPPPRSLGSALYRALPDDVRQEMRHHSRSGHDARRKGGFREVGTVVAALRATPFDADGLKTVLDQQLEHREAFHRSVQDKWFERIKEMSDAERAAYADRLEEISKRKKHKR; encoded by the coding sequence ATGGCTGAGACCAAGACACCCAAATGGCCCTGGATGCGGATCCTGCTTGTTGCCTCGCTGGCGTTGAACCTGCTGTTTGTCGGCCTGGTCGTGGGCGCGGCCCTGCGCTTTGGAGGTCCCGAAAGCATGCGTCCGCCGCCGCGCAGCCTGGGCTCAGCGCTTTACAGGGCGCTGCCCGACGACGTGCGCCAGGAGATGCGCCATCACAGCCGATCAGGCCATGATGCGCGACGCAAGGGGGGCTTTCGCGAAGTTGGCACGGTCGTTGCCGCGCTGCGCGCCACGCCCTTTGATGCGGATGGGTTGAAAACCGTCCTGGATCAGCAATTGGAGCATCGCGAAGCTTTCCACCGCTCGGTTCAGGACAAGTGGTTTGAACGGATCAAGGAGATGAGCGACGCCGAGCGCGCGGCTTATGCGGATCGCCTCGAGGAGATCTCGAAGCGCAAGAAACACAAACGATAG